The following proteins are encoded in a genomic region of Pseudomonas sp. Os17:
- the ltaE gene encoding low-specificity L-threonine aldolase has protein sequence MSVIDLRSDTVTQPTPGMLDAMARARTGDDVYGEDPTVNRLEAELAGRLGFAAALFVPSGTMSNLLALMAHCERGDEYIVGQQAHTYKYEGGGAAVLGSIQPQPLELRADGSLDLEQVAAAIKPDDFHFARTRLLALENTMQGKVLPLAYLAQARAFTRERGLALHLDGARLYNAAVKLGVDARVIAGHFDSVSVCLSKGLGAPVGSVLCGCTALIGKARRLRKMLGGGMRQAGGLAAAGLYALEHQVQRLADDHAHAQLLAQGLSQAGYSVEPVQTNMVYVEMGERAEALKAFAAERGIRLSAAPRLRLVTHLDVDAGQIEQVVSTFVEFSRN, from the coding sequence ATGAGCGTGATCGATCTTCGTAGTGACACCGTGACCCAGCCGACCCCGGGCATGCTCGATGCCATGGCGCGCGCCCGTACCGGAGACGATGTCTACGGCGAAGACCCGACGGTCAATCGGTTGGAGGCCGAGCTGGCCGGGCGTCTGGGGTTTGCCGCGGCCCTGTTCGTGCCTTCCGGCACCATGAGCAATCTGCTGGCATTGATGGCCCACTGCGAGCGGGGCGACGAATACATCGTTGGACAGCAGGCCCACACCTATAAATATGAAGGCGGTGGCGCCGCGGTGTTGGGCTCGATCCAGCCCCAGCCGCTGGAGCTGCGGGCAGATGGCTCCCTCGACCTGGAGCAGGTGGCGGCGGCGATCAAGCCGGATGACTTTCATTTTGCCCGCACGCGCTTGCTGGCCCTGGAAAACACCATGCAGGGCAAGGTGCTGCCCCTGGCCTACCTGGCCCAGGCTCGAGCCTTCACCCGTGAGCGGGGGCTGGCCCTGCACCTGGATGGCGCACGGCTGTACAACGCGGCGGTGAAGCTGGGGGTGGATGCCCGGGTGATCGCCGGGCACTTCGACTCGGTATCGGTGTGCTTGTCCAAGGGCCTCGGCGCGCCAGTGGGTTCGGTGTTGTGCGGCTGCACAGCGCTGATCGGCAAGGCGCGGCGCCTGCGCAAGATGCTGGGTGGGGGCATGCGTCAGGCTGGTGGCCTGGCGGCGGCGGGACTCTATGCCCTGGAGCATCAGGTGCAGCGTCTGGCGGATGACCATGCCCACGCACAATTGCTGGCTCAAGGGTTGAGCCAGGCCGGCTACAGTGTCGAGCCGGTGCAGACCAACATGGTGTACGTCGAGATGGGAGAGCGGGCCGAAGCCCTCAAGGCATTCGCCGCCGAGCGGGGGATCAGGCTCAGCGCGGCGCCACGCTTGCGTCTGGTTACCCATCTGGACGTGGATGCCGGGCAAATCGAGCAGGTGGTGAGCACTTTTGTCGAGTTTTCCCGTAACTGA
- a CDS encoding 6,7-dimethyl-8-ribityllumazine synthase has product MQPTAIDSKNKHHPNERVAFIQACWHKEIVDQSRQGFVAEMLAQGYQESDIDFFEVGGAFEIPLHAKLLAKTGRYSGIVAAGLVVDGGIYRHEFVAQSVISGLMQVQLETEVPVFSVVLTPHHFHAGEEHQKFFFEHFVHKGQEAAKTCADTLHKLRALRRNEQRAVAV; this is encoded by the coding sequence ATGCAACCCACCGCAATCGATAGCAAAAACAAACACCACCCCAACGAGCGCGTCGCCTTCATCCAGGCTTGCTGGCACAAGGAAATAGTCGACCAGAGCCGTCAGGGCTTTGTCGCCGAAATGCTCGCTCAGGGTTATCAGGAATCCGATATCGACTTCTTCGAAGTCGGTGGCGCCTTCGAAATTCCCCTGCACGCCAAGCTGCTGGCCAAGACCGGTCGCTACAGCGGCATCGTTGCGGCAGGCCTGGTAGTGGACGGCGGCATCTACCGTCATGAGTTCGTCGCCCAGTCGGTGATCAGCGGCCTGATGCAAGTGCAACTGGAAACTGAAGTGCCGGTCTTCTCGGTGGTGCTGACCCCGCATCACTTCCATGCGGGTGAGGAGCACCAGAAGTTTTTCTTCGAGCACTTCGTGCACAAGGGCCAGGAAGCGGCGAAGACCTGCGCCGACACCCTGCACAAGCTGCGCGCCCTGCGCCGCAATGAGCAGCGTGCGGTCGCGGTTTAA
- the astE gene encoding succinylglutamate desuccinylase: MLALGKLLELTLAGREPAEKTQLTVDGVRMRWLSEGALEVRPPEARDNGLDLLLSAGIHGNETAPIELLDRLLHDIARGDLKPRARILFLFGNPEAMRRGERFVEQDVNRLFNGRHESSSGIEALRACELERLAASFFSLPQRQRLHYDLHTAIRGSKIEQFALYPWKDGRQHSRRELARLRAAGMEAVLLQNKPSIVFSAYTYDQLGAESFTLELGKARPFGQNQGVNVERLETRLKQIIDGSEPGQEQDSLDGLQLFSVAREVIKHSDSFHLHLPADVENFSELEVGYLLAEDIAQTRWVIEEEGARIIFPNPKVKNGLRAGILIVPATADGLA, encoded by the coding sequence ATGCTCGCCCTCGGCAAACTGCTTGAACTGACCCTCGCCGGCCGTGAACCGGCAGAGAAGACTCAACTGACTGTCGACGGCGTGCGCATGCGCTGGCTGAGCGAGGGCGCCCTGGAAGTCCGGCCGCCCGAAGCTCGCGATAACGGTCTGGACCTGCTGCTGTCAGCCGGTATCCATGGCAACGAGACGGCTCCCATCGAGCTGCTCGACCGTCTGTTGCACGACATTGCCCGGGGCGACCTGAAGCCTCGGGCACGCATTCTGTTCCTGTTTGGCAACCCCGAGGCCATGCGCCGCGGCGAGCGTTTTGTCGAGCAGGACGTCAACCGGCTGTTCAATGGCCGACATGAATCGAGCAGTGGTATCGAAGCCCTGCGTGCCTGCGAGCTGGAGCGTCTGGCGGCGAGCTTTTTCAGTCTGCCGCAGCGCCAGCGCCTGCATTACGACCTGCACACGGCGATCCGCGGTTCGAAGATCGAACAGTTCGCCCTGTATCCGTGGAAGGACGGGCGTCAGCATTCGCGCCGTGAGCTGGCGCGCCTGCGGGCGGCGGGCATGGAAGCGGTGCTGCTACAGAACAAGCCCTCCATTGTCTTCAGCGCCTACACCTACGATCAGCTGGGGGCCGAATCCTTCACCCTGGAGTTGGGTAAGGCCCGGCCGTTCGGGCAGAACCAGGGGGTCAATGTCGAGCGCCTGGAAACCCGCCTCAAGCAGATCATCGACGGCAGCGAGCCCGGGCAAGAGCAGGACAGCCTCGATGGCCTGCAGCTGTTCAGCGTGGCGCGGGAAGTCATCAAGCACAGCGACAGCTTCCACCTGCACCTGCCGGCGGACGTGGAGAACTTTTCCGAACTGGAAGTGGGTTACCTGCTGGCCGAGGACATTGCCCAGACCCGTTGGGTGATCGAGGAGGAGGGCGCGCGGATCATTTTCCCCAACCCCAAGGTGAAGAACGGCTTGCGTGCCGGGATTTTGATCGTGCCGGCCACCGCCGACGGCCTGGCCTGA
- the astB gene encoding N-succinylarginine dihydrolase, with product MKSYEVNFDGLVGPTHNYGGLSYGNVASQSNSQQGSNPKEAALQGLAKMKALMDMGFQQGVLAPQERPDVAALRKLGFAGTDAQVIQLAAKQAMPLLVASCSASSMWVANAATVSPSADTADGRVHFTAANLNCKYHRSIEHPTTSRVLGAMFADQKHFAHHAALPAVAQFGDEGAANHTRFCRDYGQAGVEFFVFGRSAFDTRYPAPQKYPARQTLEASQAVARLHGLSEEGVVYAQQNPSVIDQGVFHNDVIAVGNGEVLFYHEDAFLETEKMLAELQGKLGRRGGNFQSICVPRAQVTVEDAVRSYLFNSQLLSRADGSMLLIVPEECRGNERVWQYLQSLTSSGGLIREVKVFDLKQSMQNGGGPACLRLRVALNETELAAVNPGVIMTAPLYDTLTQWVGKHYRDRLCESDLADPQLLLECRTALDELTQILKLGAVYPFQIN from the coding sequence ATGAAATCCTATGAAGTCAATTTTGACGGTTTAGTGGGGCCGACCCATAACTATGGCGGCCTGTCCTACGGCAACGTGGCCTCCCAGAGCAACAGCCAGCAGGGCTCCAATCCCAAGGAAGCGGCGCTGCAAGGCCTGGCGAAAATGAAAGCGCTGATGGACATGGGCTTTCAGCAAGGCGTGCTCGCCCCGCAAGAGCGCCCGGACGTGGCGGCCCTGCGCAAACTGGGTTTTGCCGGCACTGATGCCCAGGTCATCCAGCTAGCCGCCAAGCAGGCCATGCCACTGCTAGTCGCCAGTTGCTCGGCATCGAGCATGTGGGTGGCCAACGCCGCCACCGTCAGCCCGAGTGCTGACACCGCCGATGGCCGCGTGCATTTCACCGCCGCCAACTTGAACTGCAAATACCATCGCAGCATCGAGCACCCGACCACCAGTCGCGTGCTGGGGGCGATGTTCGCCGACCAGAAACACTTCGCCCATCACGCCGCGTTGCCGGCGGTGGCGCAGTTCGGCGATGAAGGCGCGGCCAACCACACGCGCTTCTGCCGTGATTACGGCCAGGCCGGTGTCGAGTTCTTCGTCTTCGGTCGCAGCGCGTTCGATACCCGTTACCCGGCACCGCAGAAATACCCTGCGCGCCAGACCCTGGAAGCCTCGCAAGCCGTGGCTCGCTTGCATGGCCTGAGCGAGGAGGGCGTGGTCTATGCCCAGCAGAATCCATCGGTGATCGATCAGGGCGTGTTCCACAACGATGTGATCGCGGTGGGCAATGGCGAGGTGCTGTTCTATCACGAGGATGCGTTCCTCGAGACCGAGAAGATGCTCGCCGAGCTGCAGGGCAAGCTGGGTCGGCGCGGCGGCAACTTCCAGTCGATCTGCGTGCCGCGCGCGCAAGTGACGGTGGAAGACGCCGTGCGCTCCTACCTGTTCAACAGCCAGCTGCTGTCCCGCGCCGATGGTTCGATGCTGCTGATCGTGCCGGAGGAGTGCCGCGGCAACGAGCGCGTCTGGCAATACCTGCAAAGCCTCACCAGCTCGGGCGGACTGATCCGTGAAGTGAAGGTCTTCGATCTCAAGCAGAGCATGCAGAACGGCGGTGGCCCGGCTTGCCTGCGCTTGCGGGTGGCCTTGAATGAAACTGAGCTGGCGGCGGTCAATCCTGGGGTTATCATGACCGCGCCGTTGTACGACACCCTGACCCAATGGGTTGGCAAGCACTACCGCGACCGTCTGTGCGAAAGCGATCTGGCGGACCCGCAGCTGCTGCTTGAGTGCCGGACGGCACTGGATGAACTGACGCAAATCCTTAAACTGGGCGCGGTTTATCCCTTCCAGATCAATTGA
- the astD gene encoding succinylglutamate-semialdehyde dehydrogenase, whose translation MMSTLYIAGQWLAGQGEAFTSVNPVTQAVIWSGNGATAAQVESAVQAARQAFPAWAKRSLEERIGVLEAFAAALKARADELARCIGEETGKPLWEAATEVTSMVNKIAISVQSYRERTGEKSGPLGDATAVLRHKPHGVVAVFGPYNFPGHLPNGHIVPALLAGNSVLFKPSELTPKVAELTVQCWIEAGLPAGVLNLLQGARETGIALAANPGIDGLFFTGSSRTGNHLHQQFAGRPDKILALEMGGNNPLVVDQVADLDAAVYTIIQSAFISAGQRCTCARRLLVPQGAWGDGLLARLVAVSASIDVGAYDQQPAPFMGSVISLGAARALMDAQRQLLANGAVALLEMTQPQAQAALLTPGILDVTAVAERPDEELFGPLLQVIRYADFDGAIAEANNTQYGLAAGLLSDSAERYQQFWLESRAGIVNWNKQLTGAASSAPFGGVGASGNHRASAYYAADYCAYPVASLETPSLVLPSALTPGVRLS comes from the coding sequence ATAATGAGCACGCTGTACATCGCTGGCCAATGGCTGGCCGGCCAGGGCGAAGCCTTCACCTCGGTCAATCCGGTGACCCAGGCGGTCATCTGGTCCGGCAACGGTGCCACTGCCGCGCAAGTGGAAAGCGCCGTGCAGGCCGCCCGCCAGGCGTTTCCGGCCTGGGCCAAGCGTTCCCTGGAGGAGCGTATCGGTGTGCTCGAAGCCTTTGCCGCTGCGCTCAAGGCGCGTGCCGACGAACTGGCCCGCTGCATCGGTGAGGAAACCGGCAAGCCGCTGTGGGAAGCCGCCACCGAAGTCACCAGCATGGTCAACAAGATCGCCATCTCGGTGCAGAGCTACCGCGAGCGTACTGGCGAGAAGAGCGGCCCTTTGGGCGACGCCACCGCTGTGCTGCGACACAAGCCCCACGGCGTGGTGGCGGTGTTCGGCCCTTACAACTTCCCTGGGCACCTGCCCAACGGGCACATTGTTCCCGCGCTGCTGGCCGGTAACAGCGTGCTGTTCAAGCCCAGCGAGCTGACGCCGAAAGTCGCCGAGTTGACGGTGCAGTGCTGGATCGAAGCCGGCTTGCCGGCAGGCGTCCTCAACCTGCTGCAAGGCGCCCGGGAAACCGGTATCGCGCTGGCCGCCAATCCGGGTATCGATGGCTTGTTCTTCACCGGTTCCAGCCGCACCGGCAATCATCTGCACCAGCAGTTCGCCGGGCGTCCGGACAAGATCTTGGCGCTGGAAATGGGCGGCAACAACCCGCTGGTGGTGGATCAGGTCGCTGACCTGGACGCGGCGGTGTACACCATCATCCAGTCGGCCTTCATTTCGGCCGGTCAGCGCTGCACTTGCGCCCGCCGCCTGCTGGTGCCGCAAGGCGCCTGGGGTGATGGGTTGCTGGCGCGCCTGGTGGCAGTCAGCGCGAGCATCGATGTGGGTGCCTATGACCAGCAGCCGGCGCCGTTCATGGGCTCGGTGATTTCCCTGGGCGCCGCTCGCGCGCTGATGGATGCGCAACGGCAACTGCTGGCCAATGGCGCCGTGGCCTTGCTGGAAATGACCCAACCCCAGGCTCAGGCCGCCTTGCTGACCCCAGGCATTCTGGATGTGACGGCGGTGGCTGAGCGTCCGGATGAAGAGCTGTTCGGGCCGTTGCTGCAAGTGATCCGCTACGCTGATTTCGATGGGGCGATTGCCGAGGCCAACAACACTCAGTACGGCCTGGCTGCCGGCCTGTTGTCGGATTCCGCCGAGCGCTACCAGCAGTTCTGGCTGGAAAGCCGGGCGGGCATCGTCAACTGGAACAAGCAGTTGACCGGCGCCGCCAGCAGCGCGCCGTTCGGTGGGGTGGGTGCTTCGGGCAACCATCGGGCCAGTGCCTATTACGCGGCGGATTACTGCGCGTACCCGGTGGCTTCCCTGGAAACCCCGAGCCTGGTGCTGCCGAGCGCGTTGACGCCGGGTGTGCGCTTGTCCTGA
- the astA gene encoding arginine N-succinyltransferase has translation MIVRPVRSSDLPALIDLARSTGTGLTTLPANEERLTHRVGWAEKTFRGEAERGDADYLFVLEDDNGRVVGISAIAGAVGLREPWYNFRVGLTVSASQELNIYREIPTLFLANDLTGNSELCSLFLHADYRTGLNGRMLAKARMLFIAEFPQLFGNKIIAEMRGMSDENGRSPFWESLGRHFFKMEFSQADYLTGVGNKAFIAELMPKFPLYTCFLSEDARNVIGKVHTDTEPALAMLKSEGFSYQGYVDIFDAGPAVECETSKIRAVRDSQALVLAIGTPGDDATPFLIHNRKREDCRITAAPARFAAGTLVVDPLTAKRLQLNAGDQVRAVPLSASRESK, from the coding sequence ATGATCGTTCGTCCCGTACGCAGCAGCGATTTACCCGCGCTGATCGACCTGGCCCGCAGCACCGGCACCGGCCTCACCACCTTGCCGGCCAACGAAGAGCGCCTGACCCACAGGGTCGGCTGGGCGGAAAAGACCTTTCGCGGCGAAGCCGAGCGCGGCGATGCGGACTACCTGTTCGTGCTGGAAGACGACAACGGCCGGGTGGTGGGCATTTCCGCCATCGCCGGTGCCGTCGGGCTGCGCGAGCCCTGGTACAACTTTCGGGTCGGCCTGACGGTCAGCGCCTCCCAGGAGCTGAACATCTACCGCGAGATCCCCACGCTGTTCCTGGCCAACGACCTGACCGGCAACTCCGAGCTGTGCTCGCTGTTCCTTCACGCCGATTACCGCACCGGCCTCAACGGCCGCATGCTGGCCAAGGCGCGGATGCTGTTCATTGCCGAGTTCCCGCAGCTGTTCGGCAACAAGATCATTGCCGAGATGCGCGGCATGTCCGATGAGAATGGCCGCTCGCCGTTCTGGGAAAGCCTGGGTCGGCACTTCTTCAAGATGGAGTTCAGCCAGGCCGACTACCTGACCGGGGTTGGCAACAAGGCGTTCATCGCCGAGCTGATGCCCAAGTTCCCGCTGTACACCTGCTTTTTGTCCGAGGATGCGCGCAACGTGATCGGCAAGGTTCATACCGACACCGAGCCGGCCCTGGCCATGCTCAAGAGCGAAGGCTTCAGCTACCAGGGCTACGTCGACATCTTCGATGCCGGCCCGGCGGTGGAATGCGAAACCAGCAAGATCCGCGCGGTGCGTGACAGCCAGGCGCTGGTGCTGGCCATCGGCACCCCGGGCGACGACGCCACGCCGTTCCTGATCCACAACCGCAAGCGCGAGGACTGCCGCATTACCGCGGCGCCGGCACGCTTTGCCGCGGGCACCCTGGTGGTCGATCCCCTGACCGCCAAGCGCTTGCAACTCAACGCCGGCGACCAGGTCCGCGCGGTTCCGCTGTCTGCTTCTCGGGAGTCGAAATAA
- the aruF gene encoding arginine/ornithine succinyltransferase subunit alpha — translation MLVMRPAQMADLGEVQRLAADSPIGVTSLPDDVDRLRDKIAASEASFAAEVSFNGEESYFFVLEDTDSGKLVGCSAIVASAGYSEPFYSFRNETFVHASRELKIHNKIHVLSQCHDLTGNSLLTSFYVVPELVGSPWSELNSRGRLLFVASHPERFADSVVTEIVGYSDEHGDSPFWDAIGRNFFDLNYAEAERLCGLKSRTFLAELMPHYPIYVPLLPDAAQEAMGQVHPRAQITFDILMREGFETDHYIDIFDGGPTLHARVSGIRSIAQSRVVPVKIGEAIKGGGRQYLVSNGQLQDYRAVLLELDYAPGKPVTLDLQAAEALGVGEGASVRLVAV, via the coding sequence ATGCTGGTGATGCGCCCCGCGCAAATGGCTGATCTGGGCGAGGTACAGCGTCTGGCTGCAGACAGCCCGATTGGTGTCACCTCCTTGCCGGATGATGTGGATCGCCTGCGCGACAAGATCGCCGCGAGCGAGGCTTCGTTTGCCGCTGAAGTGAGCTTCAACGGCGAGGAAAGCTATTTCTTCGTTCTCGAAGACACCGACAGCGGCAAGCTGGTGGGCTGCTCGGCCATCGTCGCGTCCGCCGGTTATTCCGAGCCGTTCTACAGCTTTCGCAATGAAACCTTCGTTCACGCGTCCCGCGAGCTGAAGATCCACAACAAGATTCATGTCCTGTCCCAGTGTCACGACCTGACCGGCAACAGCCTGTTGACCAGTTTCTATGTGGTGCCGGAACTGGTGGGTTCGCCCTGGTCGGAGCTCAACTCCCGCGGCCGCCTGCTGTTCGTTGCCAGTCACCCGGAGCGTTTCGCCGACTCGGTGGTGACCGAGATCGTTGGTTACAGCGACGAGCACGGTGATTCGCCGTTCTGGGACGCCATCGGGCGCAACTTCTTCGACCTCAACTACGCCGAGGCCGAGCGCCTGTGCGGCCTGAAAAGCCGGACCTTTCTCGCCGAGCTGATGCCCCATTACCCGATCTACGTGCCGCTGCTGCCGGACGCCGCCCAGGAAGCCATGGGCCAGGTGCACCCGCGGGCGCAGATCACCTTCGACATCCTGATGCGCGAAGGTTTTGAGACCGATCACTACATCGACATCTTCGACGGTGGCCCGACCTTGCATGCACGGGTTTCGGGGATTCGTTCGATCGCCCAGAGCCGCGTGGTGCCGGTGAAGATCGGCGAGGCCATCAAGGGCGGCGGTCGTCAGTATCTGGTGTCCAACGGCCAACTGCAGGATTACCGCGCGGTGCTGCTGGAGCTGGATTACGCCCCGGGCAAACCGGTGACCCTGGATCTGCAAGCCGCCGAAGCCCTGGGCGTCGGCGAAGGTGCCAGCGTGCGTCTGGTGGCGGTTTAA
- a CDS encoding aspartate aminotransferase family protein, which produces MSVEQAPVQRADFDQVMVPNYAPAAFIPVRGSGSRVWDQSGRELIDFAGGIAVNVLGHAHPALVGALTEQANKLWHVSNVFTNEPALRLAHKLIDATFAERAFFCNSGAEANEAAFKLARRVAHDRFGAEKYEIIAALNSFHGRTLFTVNVGGQSKYSDGFGPKITGITHVPYNDLAALKAAVSDKTCAVVLEPIQGEGGVLPAELAYLQGARELCDQHNALLVFDEVQTGMGRSGELFAYQYYGVTPDILTSAKSLGGGFPIAAMLTTEALAKHLVVGTHGTTYGGNPLACAVAEAVIDVINTPQVLNGVKAKHDRFKTRLLQIGEKYGLFTEVRGLGLLLGCVLSEAWKGKAKDVFNAAEKEGLMILQAGPDVVRFAPSLVIEDADIDEGLDRFERAVAKLTQA; this is translated from the coding sequence ATGTCCGTTGAGCAAGCTCCGGTGCAACGCGCCGATTTCGACCAGGTGATGGTTCCCAATTACGCACCTGCGGCTTTCATTCCTGTGCGCGGCTCGGGGTCCCGAGTCTGGGACCAGTCGGGACGGGAGCTGATCGACTTCGCCGGCGGCATTGCGGTCAACGTACTGGGCCACGCCCATCCGGCGCTGGTGGGGGCTCTGACCGAGCAGGCCAACAAGCTGTGGCATGTGTCCAACGTCTTCACCAACGAGCCGGCCCTGCGCCTGGCCCACAAGCTGATCGACGCCACCTTCGCCGAGCGCGCGTTCTTCTGTAACTCCGGTGCAGAAGCCAACGAGGCCGCCTTCAAGCTGGCCCGTCGCGTGGCCCACGATCGTTTCGGTGCCGAGAAGTACGAAATCATCGCCGCGCTGAACAGCTTCCACGGCCGTACCCTGTTCACCGTGAACGTCGGTGGCCAGTCGAAGTACTCCGATGGCTTCGGTCCGAAAATCACCGGCATCACCCACGTGCCGTACAACGACCTGGCTGCACTGAAGGCCGCGGTTTCCGATAAGACCTGTGCGGTGGTGCTGGAGCCGATCCAGGGCGAAGGCGGCGTATTGCCGGCCGAGCTGGCTTACCTGCAAGGCGCTCGCGAACTGTGCGATCAGCACAACGCGCTGCTGGTGTTCGACGAAGTGCAGACCGGCATGGGCCGTAGCGGCGAGCTGTTTGCCTACCAGTATTACGGCGTGACCCCGGACATCCTCACCAGCGCCAAGAGCCTGGGCGGCGGTTTCCCGATCGCGGCGATGCTGACCACCGAAGCGCTGGCCAAGCACCTGGTGGTCGGTACCCACGGCACCACCTACGGCGGTAACCCGCTGGCTTGTGCGGTGGCCGAGGCGGTGATCGATGTGATCAATACTCCGCAAGTGCTCAACGGCGTGAAAGCCAAGCACGACCGCTTCAAGACCCGACTGCTGCAGATCGGCGAGAAGTATGGCCTGTTCACCGAAGTCCGCGGCCTGGGCCTGTTGCTCGGTTGCGTGCTCAGCGAAGCCTGGAAAGGCAAGGCCAAGGACGTGTTCAACGCCGCCGAAAAAGAAGGCCTGATGATTCTGCAGGCCGGTCCGGACGTGGTGCGTTTCGCCCCGAGCCTGGTGATCGAAGACGCCGATATCGATGAGGGCCTGGACCGCTTCGAGCGTGCCGTGGCGAAACTGACTCAAGCCTGA